The region GGAACAGCATCCGAGGCGGGTCTGATCAACGGCTTCGAGGACGGAACCTTCCGTCCCGGAGACCGGATCACACGCGAGCAGGCCATGAACATCATCGCTAAGGCGATGAAGCTGACCGGTCTCGCAGAACAGACCGGCACAGTGAACACCGCAGGCGTGCTTGCAGGCTTCACGGATGCAAGCCGCACGGGAGCCTGGGCGAAGGACAGCCTGGCGCTCGCAGCCTCCGCCGGCTTAATCACCGGCCGCGGCGGCAATAAGCTGGAGGCACAGGCTAACGTCACCCGCGCAGAAGTGGCGGTGCTGATTCAGCGTCTGCTCCAGAAGTCGAAGCTGATTGACTAACGGATTAGACTAAGATATTCGAATCAGAAAAAGCGGATTCAGACATTGTGCTGAATTCGCTTTTTTTTTGACCGATGAAGTTTAGGGTTTGGCGTATAGCAAATTAGGATAAGGCTCGATCTGGACCTTGGATAACCTGTGGTGAGGGAGATAGCAGGATGGCGGGCGGAAGCAGTTGGATTTTATACACTTGCTGCAGAACGGATGAGTCCTAAAGGGACAGCAGTTGGATAAAGGATACTTAATGGATCACTATTCAGCGAAATTGGCACAATCCCAAGAATTAGCTGCTGTTTTTCCACCTGTTTGCGTACAATCCCCGGAAATCGATAAATTAAGATACATTTGTCCACTTGCTGGTTACCCGGGAGATTGGAAGCTTGGTGCTTGCTAGATAAGGTCTGGTATTTGCTATAATTGGCTATAACAGAATTTTCAGGAGAGGGTCATGGTGGCATGTTCATTGTTAACGTAGAAGCAGCAATCTGTAAGGAAGATAAGTGGCTTGTGATTACACGGAGTACCAAAGAAGAGCATGCAGGAGGGACTCTGGCTCTTGTAGGGGGAAAAGTGGATATGGAGGGCAACACGCTCGAAATCCTCGAACGGACGGTGAAGCGCGAATGCGAGGAGGAGGTGGGCATCATGATCAAGGATGCGGTTACTTTTGTGTATAGCTCCTCCTTCGTAACTGAGGATGGTCGCCATGTCATCAATATGGTGTTCCTATGTGAATATGAGAGTGGTACAGCAACTAACCGGAGTCCTGATGAAGTGGAAGCCGTCCATTGGCTGACCTGTGATGAGATCCTGAAGCCATCCCCTGGCTCCTCCCTGGACCCAAGAGAGTATTCGAAGAGTAGCGCTGGCAAGAAAATAACCTGAACTCACACCCACCCCGTGAACTCCAGAATACTCGCCTTCGCCGATTGTGCCTCAGACTGCGCACCCTTGCGCCATTCCTTGGGGGAGACGCCCATCAGCTTGGAGAAGCAGCGGTTGAAGCTGGAGATCGAGTGAAAGCCGACCTTCTCCGAGATCTCCAGAATCGAATCCTCGGTGCTCTTCAGCTGCTTGCAGGCTTCCTCAATGCGGGTGCTGCTCAGGAAATCGAGGGGGGCGGTGCCCATAATGTCATGGAATTTGCGGCGGAAGTGGGTGGTGCTTAAGTGGCATAGCTCGGCCAGATCATTAATGGTCATCGGCGTCATATAGTTCCTGGTGATATACTCCAGCGCAGGGGAGATCACGAAATCGCCCTTCAGGCTATGCCCGGCCTCCTGCCCGCTCAAGGCTTCGTTCGTAGAATGAATGCGGAGCAGCTCAATGTACAGGGACAGCAATAAGCCGTACGCACTCTCCTGATAGTAAGGCTTCTGCTGCTGCAATTCGAGGACGATGGAGGTAGCCAGCGTATAGACGAGGGGGTGCTTGTCCCTGCTTAGGATACAATTGCTGCCCTGCACTGCCCAGAGATTCGGCTCGAAGCCGGCGTAGGCGCTCTTGAAGGAATGCTGAAACAGATCCTCCGGCGAGAAAAACAAATAGGACCACAGACTGGCCTCTCCCGGAGAACTGTACGTCGTGTGGGGCAGATACCGCGGCAGGAAGGTTACATCTCCGGCGGCAAAAGGCACGTTCTCGCCCTTAATCTCCATGATCCCGCTATCTGAATAGCAGATCCCGATCTCCAGATGGTTGTGGAAATGCAGATGCTCGCTCTTGATATCGGAGATCTTCCAGCGTTCGCCGCTGAGCAGCAGGACCGGGAAATGGATCGGCAGGCTATAGTGGCGGTACTCAATGACGGGTTTCTTTTTTCTGGGCATCTTCAGCAGCTCCTGTCCTTCTTGCGTTAGAATAGGAATGAAGAATAAAGGGTCGAAACTGCGCAGTTTTGATGTGAATGTGCTTAGATGTAGAACATTTTACTGCTTACAATAGATTCTGTAAAGCGCTTGCAAGCGGATGGACGGATGATAGCTGCCTTCAAGAGACGCAAGGAACAGGAGAGGGGAATACACATGCTTCAAGTTCAATATAACCGGGAAGAAATCTTAAGCGTAATCGATAAGGTTGCCAGGAAGACACTGGCGATGGATTTAACGTGGGAGTGGCCATGCGGCGTTGCGTATTACGGGGTGTCCAGAGCCTACCAGACCACGGGGAATCAGGACTACCTGGACCAGCTGGTGAAGTGGGTAGATGAATATATTGAGCTGGGACTGCCCGCCTTTACGGTCAACACCTGTGCGATGGGCCATATGCTGATCACGTTGTATGAGGAGACGGGGGACCAGAAGTACTGGGATATTGTGTTGAGTAAAATCGGCTATATCCGGGGGAGCGCGCTGCGGTTCGGGGATCAGGTGCTGCAGCATACGGTCTCGGTATCCAATGACTTCCCGGAGCAGGCCTGGGCGGATACGCTGTTCATGGCGGCGTTCTTCCTGCTGCGTGTGGGCAGCAAGCTGGAGGATCAGGAGCTGATTCAGGACGCGCTTAACCAGTATTACTGGCATATCAAATACTTGCAGGACCCAAGCACCGGCCTCTGGTTCCACGGCTATAACCATGTGAAGCAGGACCATATGTCCGGGCTGTACTGGGGCCGGGCGAACGCCTGGGGAGCCTATACCATGTCGCAGGTGAAGCCGCTGCTTAAGGAGTGGTATCTGTACCCGCAGTGTATGGATGTGGAGTGCTCGCTGCGGGATCAGCTGGCGGCGCTGAAGCTGGTGCAGACGGAGAACGGCCTGTGGCGCACGCTGCTGGACGATGAGGAGTCCTATGAAGAGGTGTCGGCGTCCTGCGGGATCGCGGCGGCCATGGTGAATAACGGCAATCCGCTGCATACCAAATATGTGCAAAAGGCCCTGAAAGGCATTCTGGAGAACATCACGGAAGACGGACGTGTATTGAACGTATCGGGTGGCACCGCTGTCATGAAGGACCGTGAAGGGTACCGCCATATTCCCAAGGACTGGACTCAGGGCTGGGGCCAAGGCCTCGCGCTTGCGTTCCTGTCGGATCTGCTTAAATAGGAGGGATAGGCGATGGCGAATAAATCCACAGGCTCCACAGGAGCTTTTACCCTGCCGGGGGAAGCCGGTTATGAAGCACTGACCCTGAAGCTTGCCGAACGTTGGGGAGCCGATGTCATTCGTGACAGTGACGGTACACAGTTGTCGGAAGAGATTATCAGTGCCGGTTACGGCATCTATTCGACCCTGTGTATCATCCGCGACCATAACGCTTGGGCGTCGAGGAACCCGGACAAGCTGCAGCAGACCTTCCTGATTACAAGTCCGAAGGTGGCTGTGCAGGATTACATATCCATTTATCTGCTGGAGGATTTCTTCGCGGAGCAATTCAGGGTGAATGATTCCCGTGAGGCGTTCAAGTACTGGCAGGTGTACGACCGGACAACCGGGAAGGAGGTGCCGGGGGAGCAGTGGAATTACGACCGGGAGTCCGGCAATGTGGTGCTAACCGGCATTACGCCTTGGCATAAATATACCGTCAGCTTCATGGCCTACCGGATCTGGGAAGAGATCTCCATGTACAACCACACGACGAATCACTGGGATAAAGAGCATCTGATGCAGATCGATCCGATGTATCCCGAGACCCGGCAGTACCTGTTGGACTGGATGGAGGACTGGTGCGGGGAGCATCAGGCGACGACCGTGGTCCGGTTCACCTCCCTGTTCTACAATTTCGCCTGGATCTGGGGCAGCAACGGGCGGAACCGCCATCTGTTCTCGGAC is a window of Paenibacillus sp. FSL H3-0469 DNA encoding:
- a CDS encoding AraC family transcriptional regulator, producing MPRKKKPVIEYRHYSLPIHFPVLLLSGERWKISDIKSEHLHFHNHLEIGICYSDSGIMEIKGENVPFAAGDVTFLPRYLPHTTYSSPGEASLWSYLFFSPEDLFQHSFKSAYAGFEPNLWAVQGSNCILSRDKHPLVYTLATSIVLELQQQKPYYQESAYGLLLSLYIELLRIHSTNEALSGQEAGHSLKGDFVISPALEYITRNYMTPMTINDLAELCHLSTTHFRRKFHDIMGTAPLDFLSSTRIEEACKQLKSTEDSILEISEKVGFHSISSFNRCFSKLMGVSPKEWRKGAQSEAQSAKASILEFTGWV
- a CDS encoding glycoside hydrolase family 88 protein — encoded protein: MLQVQYNREEILSVIDKVARKTLAMDLTWEWPCGVAYYGVSRAYQTTGNQDYLDQLVKWVDEYIELGLPAFTVNTCAMGHMLITLYEETGDQKYWDIVLSKIGYIRGSALRFGDQVLQHTVSVSNDFPEQAWADTLFMAAFFLLRVGSKLEDQELIQDALNQYYWHIKYLQDPSTGLWFHGYNHVKQDHMSGLYWGRANAWGAYTMSQVKPLLKEWYLYPQCMDVECSLRDQLAALKLVQTENGLWRTLLDDEESYEEVSASCGIAAAMVNNGNPLHTKYVQKALKGILENITEDGRVLNVSGGTAVMKDREGYRHIPKDWTQGWGQGLALAFLSDLLK